Proteins found in one Cobetia sp. L2A1 genomic segment:
- a CDS encoding paraquat-inducible protein A yields the protein MLRSLDAMRRFTRRTLEIRDPPRLLAPFAVSVSRRRLRACECCDLVVALPALKPGERARCPRCDHVFAQRHAHSVQRTLALATACLLMLVLTLPFEFIAFATHGISASLSLADTPAALTAESYPSLALLLILTIILLPALYLIGVLYTHTAIGLKLPLPGIRGIARALSHLKPWMMADVFLVGVMVSLVKIAGMADVSFGPSFWAFCLFALLMTKTLASIDGDRMWFALAGEPAAPSGTLPGMGAAQQGLASCHCCGLINTCHAEEVHVSCRRCGDPIHQRKTASLQRTWAWLIAAVVLYIPANIFPIMSTVTLGESDPQTIAGGIVLLWSHGDWPIAMIIFVASILVPASKMIAIAWLCISAQRPQVQHARARITLYRITEYVGRWSMVDVFVVALLAALIQLGALMSVHPGPAAVSFASVVVLTMLSAQSFDPRLIWDTPADTSIGELFEPQASPPYTTTSATTISDATTPATSTGTPAPAASSSVSSSQDDL from the coding sequence ATGCTTCGTTCCCTTGATGCTATGCGTCGCTTCACACGACGTACGCTGGAAATACGCGACCCACCGCGCCTGCTCGCCCCCTTTGCCGTCAGCGTGTCTCGCCGACGTCTACGCGCCTGCGAGTGCTGTGACCTGGTCGTCGCGCTACCTGCTCTCAAACCCGGTGAGCGTGCCCGTTGCCCGCGCTGTGATCATGTCTTTGCCCAGCGCCATGCGCATTCGGTGCAGCGCACACTGGCACTGGCGACAGCGTGTCTGCTGATGCTGGTCCTGACATTGCCCTTCGAATTCATCGCCTTTGCCACGCATGGCATCTCGGCCAGCTTGAGTCTGGCTGATACGCCCGCGGCGCTGACGGCAGAATCCTATCCATCGCTAGCGCTACTGCTGATCCTGACGATCATTCTGTTGCCGGCCCTGTATCTCATCGGCGTGCTCTATACACATACCGCGATTGGTCTGAAACTACCGCTACCCGGCATTCGCGGTATTGCACGAGCACTGAGCCATCTCAAGCCCTGGATGATGGCTGATGTCTTCCTGGTCGGCGTGATGGTCAGTCTGGTCAAGATCGCTGGCATGGCCGACGTGAGCTTCGGCCCCTCCTTCTGGGCCTTCTGTCTCTTCGCTCTCCTGATGACAAAGACCTTGGCCAGCATCGATGGTGATCGCATGTGGTTTGCACTGGCAGGCGAGCCTGCGGCACCCAGCGGAACGTTGCCCGGCATGGGTGCCGCGCAACAGGGGCTAGCCAGTTGTCACTGCTGTGGCCTGATCAACACCTGTCACGCAGAAGAGGTACATGTCAGTTGTCGACGCTGTGGGGATCCGATCCATCAGCGCAAGACGGCCAGCCTGCAGCGCACCTGGGCCTGGTTGATCGCCGCGGTGGTGCTTTACATTCCGGCCAATATCTTTCCGATCATGAGCACGGTGACACTGGGGGAATCTGATCCTCAGACCATCGCAGGCGGCATCGTGCTGCTGTGGTCACATGGTGACTGGCCCATCGCCATGATCATCTTTGTTGCCAGCATCCTCGTGCCGGCCTCGAAGATGATTGCCATCGCCTGGCTGTGCATCAGCGCGCAGCGCCCTCAGGTTCAGCATGCACGAGCGCGTATCACGCTGTATCGCATTACCGAATATGTCGGCCGCTGGTCGATGGTGGATGTCTTCGTGGTGGCCTTGCTCGCGGCGCTCATTCAGCTGGGGGCCTTGATGTCAGTGCATCCGGGGCCAGCGGCAGTCTCCTTTGCTTCGGTAGTCGTGTTGACCATGCTCTCGGCACAGAGCTTCGATCCACGTCTGATCTGGGATACGCCCGCGGATACGAGCATCGGTGAGCTGTTCGAGCCTCAGGCAAGCCCGCCTTACACTACGACTTCCGCCACCACGATCTCTGATGCCACGACACCCGCCACCTCAACAGGAACGCCGGCACCCGCCGCCTCCTCTTCCGTTTCTTCGTCACAGGATGACCTATGA